A genomic segment from Gracilimonas sediminicola encodes:
- a CDS encoding DHH family phosphoesterase, with product MFKNFISKILQHQKVAVFSHVRPDGDCLGSQVALCLWLQKNGVETSAFNEDSIPENMGWLLDFFPISKPMEAELSNFDAFVVVDGNALHRFGETAEKISELGKPVYMIDHHPDPDDIFEEFVSEVEASSTCELVYRLYAEHDPKQIDEHAAKAMYLGLVTDTGSFQFDSVKPGTLHAAADLLDRGGFTPNQITEKIYSSRPLRQLKLLSLALDTIELHAGGKISTITITRDMFEQTGTSNEDTEGFVQYPLSVEGVKACVLFREDGDRIKLSLRSQSDIDVNKWARKFNGGGHKKAAGAWHSGPLQTAVDEVINAGKEQL from the coding sequence ATGTTTAAAAACTTTATTTCAAAAATATTACAACATCAAAAAGTAGCTGTTTTTTCTCATGTCCGCCCCGATGGTGACTGCCTCGGATCACAGGTGGCACTATGCTTATGGCTGCAAAAGAACGGGGTCGAAACATCGGCCTTCAATGAAGATTCGATACCGGAAAATATGGGCTGGCTGCTCGACTTTTTCCCCATTTCAAAACCAATGGAGGCTGAGCTTTCCAACTTTGATGCCTTTGTAGTGGTTGACGGAAATGCCCTTCATCGTTTTGGTGAAACCGCTGAGAAGATTTCCGAACTGGGTAAGCCGGTTTACATGATCGATCATCACCCGGACCCGGATGATATATTCGAGGAGTTTGTTTCTGAAGTGGAAGCTTCTTCAACCTGTGAACTGGTGTACAGGCTGTATGCCGAGCACGATCCTAAGCAAATTGATGAACATGCAGCAAAGGCGATGTACCTTGGTCTCGTAACCGATACCGGCTCGTTCCAGTTTGACAGCGTTAAACCCGGAACCCTACATGCTGCGGCCGACTTGCTGGATCGTGGCGGCTTCACCCCAAATCAGATCACAGAAAAGATTTACAGTTCACGTCCATTGCGACAGCTGAAACTGCTAAGCCTTGCCCTGGATACTATTGAGCTTCATGCCGGTGGTAAAATTTCAACCATCACCATTACCCGCGATATGTTCGAGCAAACCGGCACTTCGAATGAAGACACCGAGGGCTTTGTGCAATATCCACTGAGCGTGGAAGGCGTGAAAGCGTGTGTATTATTCCGGGAAGACGGAGACCGTATAAAACTGAGCCTGCGTTCTCAAAGCGATATTGATGTGAACAAATGGGCCCGTAAATTTAATGGTGGCGGACATAAAAAAGCAGCGGGTGCGTGGCACTCCGGCCCGTTACAGACGGCGGTTGATGAAGTCATAAACGCCGGCAAAGAACAATTATAG